A window from Apostichopus japonicus isolate 1M-3 chromosome 2, ASM3797524v1, whole genome shotgun sequence encodes these proteins:
- the LOC139981892 gene encoding delta(24)-sterol reductase-like has protein sequence MLWLSLGTGLLSSFMLFSYVKGTEHMMKHYRWVFVCFGLLPISLVYSAVFNIRNWIVFKLKSAPKNHKSKVEQVSKQIKDWRASGSKQKLCTSRASWESHSLREGKYKKTDRKINLNLVDILEINTEKGYVRAEAMATIGELTATLIPMGWTVPVIPELDDCCVGGLVMGSGVESTSHKYGLFQHICKSFEIVLATGEVKRCSKDENSDLFYSVPWSCGTLGFLVSADILIVPSKKYVRLEYYPAKTREEVVRVFKEQTLRTEGNEFVEGLMYNENEAVIMTGSQTDDAEPDKINKIGNFYKPWFYKHVEGILKTGYCVEYIPLRDYYHRHSRSIFWEMQDIIPFGNNVFFRYLFGWLVPPKISLLKLTQTDTLRELYRKHHLVQDIFVPLDKMEDTLKFIHKEMKMYPLWLCPFVLPNQPGMFHPPGDEDGLYIDIGAFGTPKAENYSALKTIRKLEEYEREVNGFQMLYADCHMTREEFRDMFDHTLYDKLRKELKCEDAFPEVYDKISKDARY, from the exons ATGTTGTGGCTGTCACTTGGTACGGGACTGCTGAGCAGTTTTATGCTCTTTTCATATGTAAAAGGTACAGAACATATGATGAAACACTATCGGTGGGTCTTTGTGTGTTTCGGACTGCTACCCATCTCATTGGTCTATTCTGCAGTTTTCAATATCCGCAATTGGATCGTGTTTAAACTAAAGAGCGCCCCTAAAAATCACAAAAGCAAGGTGGAACAAGTATCCAAACAG ATAAAAGACTGGAGAGCATCCGgctcaaaacaaaaattgtgcaCATCCCGTGCAAGCTGGGAGTCCCACAGCTTACGGGAGGgtaaatacaagaaaacagaCAGAAAAATCAACTTAAATCTGGTCGATATTCTCGAAATCAACACCGAAAAGGGGTATGTGAGGGCAGAAGCAATGGCGACCATCGGTGAACTGACGGCAACCTTAATCCCGATGGGATGGACCGTACCCGTGATTCCGGAACTAGATGACTGCTGTGTTG GTGGACTCGTAATGGGGAGTGGTGTGGAGAGCACATCGCACAAATACGGTCTTTTCCAGCACATATGTAAATCCTTTGAGATTGTTCTAGCAACTGGAGAAGTAAAGAGGTGTTCTAAG GATGAAAACTCCGATTTGTTTTACTCTGTTCCTTGGTCGTGTGGGACTCTGGGTTTCTTGGTGTCGGCAGACATCCTGATTGTGCCCTCCAAGAAGTACGTCCGTTTAGAGTATTACCCAGCCAAAACCAGGGAGGAAGTCGTGCGTGTCTTCAAAGAACAGACCCTGAGGACTGAGGGGAACGAATTTGTGGAAGGCCTTATGTATAATGAGAACGAGGCTGTGATTATGACGGGATCCCAAACAGATGACGCCGAACCTGATAAG ATCAATAAGATTGGTAATTTTTACAAGCCCTGGTTTTACAAGCATGTTGAAGGTATTCTGAAGACTGGATACTGCGTAGAATACATACCACTGAGAGACTACTACCATCGACACTCTAGAAGTATCTTCTGGGAAATGCAG gATATTATTCCATTTGGCAATAACGTCTTTTTCCGCTACTTGTTTGGTTGGCTTGTGCCACCAAAGATTTCTCTTCTGAAACTCACACAAACTGACACACTGAGGGAGCTATACCGGAAACATCACTTGGTACAGGATATATTTGTACCCCTGGACAAAATGGAGGATACTTTAAAATTCATCCacaaagaaatgaaa aTGTATCCTCTTTGGCTGTGTCCATTCGTGCTGCCCAATCAACCTGGAATGTTTCACCCACCCGGTGATGAAGATGGCCTTTACATTGATATTGGTGCTTTCGGAACTCCAAAGGCAGAGAACTACAGCGCTCTCAAAACAATTCGCAAACTAGAAGAATACGAGCGAGAAGTCAATGG GTTCCAGATGTTATATGCTGATTGCCACATGACCAGAGAGGAGTTCCGTGATATGTTTGACCATACTCTTTACGATAAATTACGAAAAGAGTTGAAATGCGAAGATGCCTTCCCCGAAGTGTACGACAAAATCAGCAAAGATGCTAGATACTAA